The Agromyces hippuratus genome has a window encoding:
- a CDS encoding Rv3654c family TadE-like protein: MTDVPRRGAGARGAEHDRAAEAGAASVLAIGIIGAMTALAVALLALLGVFVVSQRAANAADAAALAAADAMSGAVAGVPCRLAGAVAARNGARLGDCEGDGAAASVTVVIDALPGFAVTASARAGPPGWPGAAPP, encoded by the coding sequence GTGACCGATGTGCCCCGCCGTGGCGCGGGTGCTCGCGGCGCCGAGCACGACAGAGCAGCTGAGGCGGGTGCCGCATCCGTGCTCGCGATCGGCATCATCGGCGCGATGACCGCGCTCGCCGTGGCGCTGCTCGCGCTGCTCGGCGTCTTCGTCGTGTCGCAGCGGGCGGCGAACGCCGCCGATGCCGCCGCGCTCGCGGCGGCCGATGCCATGTCGGGCGCCGTCGCTGGCGTGCCCTGCCGCCTCGCGGGCGCCGTCGCCGCGCGCAACGGTGCACGGCTCGGCGACTGCGAGGGCGACGGCGCCGCGGCATCCGTCACCGTCGTCATCGATGCGTTGCCCGGGTTCGCGGTCACGGCCTCGGCACGCGCCGGACCGCCCGGGTGGCCGGGCGCGGCGCCCCCATGA
- a CDS encoding TadE family type IV pilus minor pilin, translated as MTAEFAVALPAIALVLAACLASVQLAAQQVRLTDAAADAARALGRGESEAEAAAIAERISGGSALSTATDGQFVCATLTASGGGLLAAIELRADSCAVTGGR; from the coding sequence GTGACCGCGGAGTTCGCGGTCGCGCTGCCGGCGATCGCCCTCGTGCTCGCGGCCTGCCTCGCCTCGGTGCAGTTGGCCGCCCAGCAGGTGCGCCTGACGGATGCCGCGGCCGACGCGGCGCGGGCGCTCGGTCGCGGCGAGTCGGAGGCAGAGGCGGCTGCGATCGCCGAGCGCATCTCGGGCGGGTCGGCGCTCTCGACGGCGACCGACGGGCAGTTCGTGTGCGCGACGCTCACCGCTTCGGGCGGCGGACTGCTCGCCGCGATCGAGTTGCGCGCCGACTCGTGCGCCGTGACGGGAGGGCGGTGA
- a CDS encoding DUF4244 domain-containing protein, producing the protein MVGRITVRTAARLAGERGAATAEYAVATMAAVGFAGLLVIILRGDEVRGILTDLVRNALTVG; encoded by the coding sequence ATCGTCGGGCGGATCACCGTGCGGACCGCCGCGCGGCTCGCAGGCGAGCGCGGAGCGGCAACGGCCGAGTACGCGGTGGCGACGATGGCGGCGGTCGGCTTCGCCGGGCTGCTCGTCATCATCCTCCGCGGCGACGAGGTGCGCGGCATCCTCACCGACCTCGTGCGGAATGCGCTCACGGTCGGCTGA
- a CDS encoding type II secretion system F family protein, which yields MSGQAPGRPRLVDRLAGRKRPDPADEVDAIAAVTERLAVLLAAGVPAPSAWSNVGADSISGADADVLAVAATAARLGDPVAPAIVDSLPARPEASAAWPVLAAAWGVAAESGAPLAGSLRELAAVLRDEAQLRREVRAALAGPAASARLVMALPAIAVLFGATLGFDTLGVLFGNPIGLACLALGLASLWGGHRWNLALAARAGRSRVDAGLELELLAIAMSSGSSIDRARALTRDTIVRFVPHAGDGAEVDAVLGLAARAGAPVAELLRAEAFRLRRAARSAGVERAAALGVRLMLPLGLCVLPAFVLLGVAPLMISVVTGTLGGAR from the coding sequence ATGAGCGGGCAGGCGCCGGGGCGACCGCGGCTCGTCGATCGGCTCGCCGGTCGCAAGCGGCCCGACCCCGCGGACGAGGTCGATGCGATCGCCGCGGTCACCGAGCGGCTCGCGGTGCTCCTCGCGGCGGGCGTGCCGGCCCCGAGCGCATGGAGCAATGTGGGCGCCGACTCGATCTCCGGCGCCGACGCGGACGTGCTCGCGGTCGCCGCGACGGCGGCGCGGCTCGGCGATCCGGTCGCTCCGGCGATCGTCGATTCGCTGCCCGCGCGCCCCGAGGCATCCGCAGCATGGCCGGTGCTCGCTGCAGCGTGGGGTGTCGCCGCCGAGTCCGGCGCGCCGCTCGCGGGAAGCCTGCGCGAGCTCGCCGCGGTGCTGCGCGACGAGGCGCAACTGCGCCGGGAGGTGCGGGCGGCGCTCGCCGGCCCGGCCGCGAGCGCCCGGCTCGTGATGGCGCTTCCCGCGATCGCGGTGCTGTTCGGGGCGACGCTCGGCTTCGACACGCTGGGCGTGCTGTTCGGCAATCCCATCGGGCTCGCCTGTCTCGCGCTCGGGCTCGCGAGCCTCTGGGGCGGCCACCGGTGGAACCTGGCGCTCGCGGCGCGAGCCGGGCGCTCGCGGGTCGACGCCGGTCTCGAGCTCGAACTGCTGGCGATCGCCATGTCGAGCGGTTCGTCGATCGATCGCGCGCGGGCCCTGACCCGCGACACGATCGTGCGCTTCGTTCCGCACGCCGGCGACGGCGCCGAGGTCGACGCGGTGCTCGGACTCGCGGCGCGTGCCGGCGCCCCGGTCGCCGAACTGCTGCGTGCCGAGGCGTTCCGCCTGCGCAGGGCCGCGAGGTCCGCCGGGGTCGAACGTGCCGCAGCGCTCGGCGTGCGGCTCATGCTGCCCCTCGGACTGTGCGTGCTCCCGGCGTTCGTGCTGCTCGGCGTCGCGCCCCTCATGATCTCGGTCGTCACGGGCACCCTCGGCGGTGCGCGGTGA
- a CDS encoding TadA family conjugal transfer-associated ATPase, with product MSHPFVASPSWQREPLVPSSVERAFGPRDRDASRAEPPASFPQGAVRPGRDVGTTGGSASVAATRRPGADLSLLGPLEAFAVDGPVTDLFVNGDRGLWIDRGAGAEREPGWTADEAEVRALAVQLIARGGRHIDEATPAVDVRLGAGIRVHAVLPPVSSTGTTISVRVPRAGGFPLAALARAGMIDPSQESALRAAVAARKNLLVTGAGGTGKTTLLAALLAEAPERERLVVIEDVAELQVDHPHVVSLEARQANLEGTGRVGLDALLREALRMRPDRLVVGECRGAELRDLLAALNTGHDGGAGTLHANSLADVPARLEALGAIAGLSPDALARQTVSAFDLVLHLERVDGRRRLAQMGRFEQRDDRLAVEAT from the coding sequence ATGTCCCATCCCTTCGTGGCGTCGCCGTCCTGGCAGCGGGAGCCCCTCGTGCCGTCCTCCGTCGAGCGCGCATTCGGGCCGCGCGACCGCGATGCGTCGCGGGCCGAGCCTCCGGCTTCCTTCCCGCAGGGTGCGGTGCGGCCCGGCCGCGATGTCGGCACGACCGGCGGCTCCGCGTCGGTCGCAGCGACGCGACGGCCCGGCGCAGACCTGTCGCTGCTCGGCCCGCTCGAGGCGTTCGCCGTCGACGGGCCGGTCACCGACCTCTTCGTGAACGGCGACCGCGGCCTCTGGATCGATCGTGGCGCCGGTGCCGAACGGGAGCCGGGCTGGACGGCCGACGAAGCCGAGGTGCGCGCGCTCGCCGTGCAGCTCATCGCCCGGGGCGGGCGCCACATCGACGAGGCGACACCCGCGGTCGACGTACGGCTGGGGGCCGGCATCCGGGTGCACGCGGTGCTGCCGCCCGTGTCATCGACGGGCACGACCATCTCGGTGCGTGTGCCCCGGGCCGGGGGATTCCCGCTCGCCGCACTCGCACGGGCGGGCATGATCGACCCGTCGCAGGAGTCGGCGCTGCGCGCCGCGGTCGCCGCCCGCAAGAACCTCCTCGTGACGGGCGCCGGAGGCACCGGCAAGACCACCCTCCTCGCCGCCCTCCTCGCCGAGGCTCCCGAGCGCGAGCGGCTCGTCGTCATCGAAGACGTCGCCGAGCTGCAGGTCGATCATCCGCACGTGGTCTCGCTCGAGGCGCGGCAGGCCAACCTCGAGGGCACGGGCCGGGTCGGGCTCGACGCGCTGCTCCGGGAGGCGCTGCGCATGCGCCCCGATCGCCTCGTCGTCGGCGAATGCCGCGGTGCCGAGCTCCGCGACCTCCTCGCCGCCCTCAACACCGGCCACGACGGCGGCGCGGGCACGCTGCATGCGAACTCGCTCGCCGATGTTCCGGCCCGGCTCGAGGCGCTCGGGGCGATCGCGGGCCTCTCGCCCGATGCGCTCGCGCGGCAGACGGTGAGCGCCTTCGACCTCGTGCTCCATCTCGAGCGGGTCGACGGCCGGCGCAGGCTCGCGCAGATGGGCCGGTTCGAGCAACGCGACGACCGCCTCGCGGTCGAGGCGACATGA